A single genomic interval of Desulfitibacter alkalitolerans DSM 16504 harbors:
- a CDS encoding Ppx/GppA phosphatase family protein: MFAAIDIGTNSVRLLIAERNNDKIIPIHRDLRSTRLGEGLESTGRISKEAIARTLDALVAFMETIQGFNVKQVKAVATSAMREASNAGELLELAWQEARLEIDIISGEEEAELSYSGACSELDMLEDGIVVDIGGGSTEIVFKQDNEIIFTSSPVGAVRCTENSTTPTQIYAELEEHLDKIKNLRHHKLIAVGGTATNLAAITKKLTNYDPDLVHGSEISIEELGKTIFYIGSKSLAQRLAIPGLQPERADIIIAGLLILWVIMTYLNINKVIVSEADILYGIILKYA, from the coding sequence ATGTTTGCAGCGATAGATATTGGTACAAATTCAGTAAGGCTTCTTATTGCAGAAAGAAATAATGATAAAATTATTCCCATACATAGAGATTTAAGAAGTACTAGATTAGGAGAGGGGCTGGAATCAACAGGTAGGATTTCCAAGGAGGCCATAGCTAGAACCCTGGATGCTCTGGTGGCTTTTATGGAAACTATACAAGGCTTTAATGTGAAGCAGGTTAAGGCAGTGGCGACAAGCGCCATGAGAGAGGCCTCCAACGCTGGAGAGCTTCTTGAATTAGCTTGGCAGGAAGCTCGTTTGGAGATAGATATTATTTCTGGAGAGGAAGAAGCAGAGCTAAGCTATTCAGGTGCTTGTTCAGAGTTGGACATGCTGGAAGACGGTATAGTGGTTGATATAGGTGGTGGTAGTACTGAAATAGTTTTTAAACAGGATAATGAAATAATATTTACCAGCAGTCCAGTAGGTGCAGTAAGGTGTACAGAGAATTCCACCACCCCAACGCAAATATATGCAGAGCTGGAGGAGCATTTAGATAAGATTAAAAATCTTAGACACCATAAGCTAATTGCAGTAGGCGGTACAGCTACGAATCTAGCAGCCATAACCAAAAAGCTTACCAATTATGATCCAGATTTGGTTCATGGAAGTGAGATAAGCATTGAAGAGCTTGGAAAAACCATTTTTTATATAGGAAGCAAGTCTCTGGCTCAAAGGCTAGCTATTCCTGGGCTGCAGCCGGAGAGAGCAGATATTATCATTGCAGGTTTGCTAATTCTATGGGTTATAATGACCTATTTAAATATTAACAAGGTTATAGTTAGTGAAGCAGATATACTATATGGAATTATCCTAAAATATGCGTAA
- a CDS encoding S1 RNA-binding domain-containing protein — protein MTVTKGSILEGVVKGITNFGAFVELPGGTTGLVHISEVADAYVKNVNDYLKENDKVKVKVINVDQEGKIGLSIKQANPSYESKKAKRNTREPQISFEDKLAKFIKDSDERQADIKRQTEGKRGGRGSRLY, from the coding sequence ATGACTGTCACAAAAGGCAGCATATTAGAGGGTGTTGTGAAGGGCATTACAAATTTTGGGGCCTTTGTAGAATTGCCTGGAGGTACTACAGGTCTGGTTCATATTTCTGAGGTAGCTGATGCATATGTTAAAAATGTTAATGATTATTTAAAAGAAAATGATAAAGTTAAGGTTAAGGTCATTAATGTTGATCAGGAGGGCAAAATAGGCTTATCCATTAAACAAGCTAACCCTAGTTATGAATCAAAAAAGGCTAAAAGGAATACCAGGGAGCCTCAGATTTCATTTGAGGACAAACTTGCTAAGTTTATTAAGGATAGTGATGAAAGGCAAGCCGATATTAAACGCCAAACCGAGGGAAAAAGGGGAGGGCGTGGTTCAAGGTTGTATTAA
- a CDS encoding FtsB family cell division protein: MNDNSNVIIHPRCLDSKRRINMELANKGQKRSNKLKPVFYISIVALLVFVLTAFGRFAWLSYKLDKEIKVYLNQLEEAKMYHAQLVQEVELAQDPIFIEKVARERLGLVKEGERVIMPAKPGYVMPLKKPVEGEIQH; this comes from the coding sequence ATGAATGATAATTCTAATGTTATAATTCATCCCCGCTGTCTGGATAGTAAAAGAAGAATTAATATGGAGCTAGCTAACAAGGGACAAAAGAGAAGTAATAAATTAAAACCTGTTTTTTATATATCAATAGTTGCTTTACTAGTATTTGTTTTGACAGCTTTTGGAAGGTTTGCATGGTTAAGCTATAAGCTTGATAAAGAAATTAAAGTTTATTTAAACCAATTAGAAGAGGCAAAAATGTATCATGCTCAATTGGTTCAAGAAGTTGAACTAGCCCAGGATCCCATTTTTATTGAAAAGGTTGCAAGAGAAAGACTTGGCCTGGTTAAGGAGGGTGAAAGAGTCATTATGCCTGCTAAGCCCGGATATGTTATGCCATTGAAGAAGCCTGTGGAAGGTGAGATTCAGCATTAA
- a CDS encoding RNA polymerase sigma factor: protein MQIEIRGAEKLSFRERQVVTLKEMGRSNEEVAKQLGLTASTVATLLHRAKQKGYQVVIVLPGDALNLFTQEDSEI from the coding sequence ATGCAGATAGAGATTAGGGGAGCAGAAAAACTTAGCTTTAGGGAAAGACAGGTTGTAACTCTAAAAGAAATGGGTCGTTCTAATGAAGAAGTTGCAAAACAGCTGGGTTTAACTGCAAGCACTGTGGCAACACTTCTTCATAGAGCAAAGCAAAAAGGGTATCAAGTAGTAATAGTATTACCTGGTGATGCACTAAACCTTTTCACACAGGAGGATTCTGAAATCTAA
- a CDS encoding amino acid ABC transporter ATP-binding protein — protein sequence MIEIKKLNKWFGKLHVLKDVDMKVAEKECVVIIGASGSGKSTLLRCINFLEKAQKGQIIIQGREINPKSKDLHLIRQEVGMVFQHFNLFPHMTVLQNVIEGPTQVKKMPRDEARELGYELLKKVGLEEKANTYPSMISGGQKQRVAIARALAMQPKVLLFDEPTSALDPELVGEVVVVMKELAGEGMTMVVVTHEMWFAREAADRVIYMDEGRIVEEGTPEKIFSNPANERTQSFLAQIL from the coding sequence ATGATTGAAATAAAGAAGCTTAACAAATGGTTTGGAAAGCTCCATGTATTAAAGGATGTGGACATGAAAGTAGCGGAAAAAGAGTGTGTGGTGATTATTGGAGCAAGTGGCTCAGGTAAAAGCACACTTTTAAGATGTATAAACTTTTTAGAAAAAGCTCAAAAGGGCCAAATAATTATTCAAGGCAGGGAAATAAATCCTAAAAGTAAGGACTTGCATTTAATCAGGCAGGAGGTTGGTATGGTTTTTCAGCATTTTAACCTTTTTCCTCATATGACTGTTTTACAAAATGTTATTGAGGGACCAACCCAGGTTAAGAAAATGCCAAGGGATGAGGCTCGGGAGTTAGGATATGAACTTTTAAAGAAGGTAGGACTGGAAGAAAAGGCCAACACCTATCCTAGTATGATTTCAGGAGGACAGAAGCAAAGGGTTGCCATAGCCCGGGCACTGGCTATGCAGCCAAAGGTATTATTATTTGATGAACCTACATCTGCCCTTGATCCTGAATTGGTAGGAGAGGTAGTAGTGGTTATGAAGGAATTGGCTGGGGAAGGAATGACAATGGTTGTAGTAACCCATGAAATGTGGTTTGCTAGAGAGGCAGCCGATAGAGTAATTTATATGGATGAAGGAAGGATAGTTGAAGAGGGAACGCCGGAAAAGATATTTAGTAATCCAGCAAATGAGCGTACCCAATCCTTTTTGGCACAAATATTATAG
- a CDS encoding amino acid ABC transporter permease, whose translation MFDLPYDFSAIPRYFPTFYEAAWITLQLTTLGILVGLIFGLIAALMKISQLKILNVPANIYIWIIRGTPLLLQLWIIYFGLAAIINIPGFTSAVIALGIHNGAYIAEIFRGAIQSIDRGQREAALSLGMTPWQAMKRVILPQALKRSIPPLGNQFIIALKDSSLASTIAVRELLLRSRQIGSSQYLMMEMLIIATIYYLIMTSVLTIIVSKIERRMQVSDYRG comes from the coding sequence ATGTTTGACTTGCCTTATGATTTTTCTGCTATACCAAGATATTTTCCAACTTTTTATGAAGCTGCCTGGATTACCCTGCAGCTAACAACCCTTGGAATACTTGTAGGCCTTATTTTTGGATTAATTGCAGCTTTGATGAAAATTTCTCAGCTAAAAATACTAAATGTACCTGCTAATATTTATATTTGGATCATACGAGGTACTCCCTTGCTGCTGCAGCTTTGGATAATTTATTTTGGCCTTGCTGCAATAATAAACATTCCAGGTTTTACATCTGCAGTAATAGCATTGGGTATTCACAACGGGGCATATATAGCTGAAATTTTTCGAGGTGCTATCCAATCCATTGATCGAGGTCAAAGAGAGGCTGCCCTGTCTTTAGGAATGACTCCCTGGCAGGCAATGAAACGGGTTATTTTGCCCCAGGCTTTGAAAAGATCCATACCACCACTAGGAAACCAGTTTATTATTGCCTTAAAAGATTCATCTCTGGCCAGTACTATAGCTGTAAGAGAATTGCTTTTACGAAGCAGGCAAATAGGTTCTTCCCAGTATCTGATGATGGAAATGCTGATTATTGCTACAATTTACTATTTAATCATGACTTCAGTTTTAACAATAATAGTATCAAAAATAGAGCGCCGCATGCAGGTTAGTGACTACAGGGGATAA
- a CDS encoding transporter substrate-binding domain-containing protein produces the protein MLGKKGLFLIIALLLVLSLALIGCAQDAAENGAELDDKDTSHAGDVVEGDGSLDRVLAAGKITVVGSGGYPPFNFFSENDELVGFDVDTGSAIAERLGVELNYVTGEWAGLIEGLRAGRYDGILGSMAITEDRLERVNFTIPYYYSGAQLIVRKDSGITDPSEMEGKTIAIATGTTFEDDVEALGATAALYDDDNLTLSELINGRVDGVITDRLVGMGAMREIRGGDGLIMVGELLRTEEMAIAVNKNDIELLEKLNEILEEMHADGTLTEISKRWHEGEDITVK, from the coding sequence ATGTTGGGTAAAAAAGGTTTATTTTTAATCATAGCTTTACTGCTGGTACTATCATTAGCTCTTATAGGCTGTGCGCAAGATGCTGCGGAAAATGGTGCTGAACTAGATGATAAAGATACATCCCATGCTGGAGACGTGGTAGAAGGTGATGGAAGCTTGGATAGGGTTCTAGCCGCTGGGAAAATAACCGTGGTAGGCAGTGGTGGCTATCCGCCATTTAATTTCTTCAGTGAAAATGATGAACTGGTTGGATTTGATGTAGATACAGGGTCTGCAATAGCTGAAAGACTAGGAGTGGAACTAAACTACGTAACTGGTGAATGGGCTGGTCTTATTGAAGGTCTTAGGGCCGGGCGTTATGATGGAATATTGGGAAGCATGGCTATTACTGAAGATCGTCTAGAAAGAGTGAATTTTACTATTCCTTATTACTATTCAGGAGCCCAGCTTATAGTTAGAAAGGATTCGGGAATTACGGATCCCAGTGAAATGGAAGGAAAAACCATTGCTATTGCCACGGGAACAACCTTTGAAGATGATGTTGAAGCATTAGGGGCAACAGCTGCACTATACGATGATGACAACTTGACCTTGAGTGAATTAATAAATGGGCGTGTAGATGGTGTGATCACAGACCGCCTGGTAGGTATGGGTGCAATGAGAGAAATTAGAGGTGGAGATGGGCTTATTATGGTAGGGGAGCTTCTCCGTACTGAGGAAATGGCCATAGCAGTAAACAAAAATGATATAGAATTATTGGAAAAGCTCAATGAAATATTAGAAGAAATGCATGCCGACGGAACTTTAACAGAAATTAGTAAAAGGTGGCATGAGGGAGAGGACATTACTGTAAAATAA